The Desulfomicrobium escambiense DSM 10707 genome segment TTCTTCCGGCTCTTCCGGCTCTCCCCTGACACCATCGTCCTCGTCAACGTCGAAACCGGACAACTCGTCGATGTGAACGATTCCTTCGTCGTGCTTTCGGGGTACTCGCGCGCCGAGGCCGTGGGCCGGACCTTCCTGGAACTTGGCATCTACCGCGATCCGGGCCAGCGGGATCTGCTCTACGGGCTGCTCGAACGCGACGGCACGGTGCGCAACCTTGAAATCGACGTGCGGCGCAAGGACGGTTCCGTCACGCCCTGCGCCGTCTCCAGCCAGCTGATGCAGATCGACGGGACGACACATCTGCTGGCGGTGGTGCGGGACATCTCGCAGATGAAACAGATGCAGGAACTCATGATCCAGAGCGAAAAGATGCGCTCCGTGGGCGGCATGGCAGCCGGCATCGCGCACGAGATCAACAATCCCTTGGGCATCATCCTCCAGGCGTCCCACAATCTCGTGCAGCGCATGCGCCCCGATTTCCCCAAGAACATCGAGGCGGCCGGGCGCATCGGCCTCAACATGGAACTTCTTGAACGTTACATGCGCGAGCGCAAGCTCGACGTGTTCATTGCGGACATCCATACGGCGGGCGTGCGGGCCGCGGAGATCATCCGGCGCATGCTCGATTTCAGCAGGATGAGCGAAACCGGGCGCACGTCATGCGACCTGCGGCGGCTGATCGAGCAGTCGGTGGCCCTGGCGGCCACGGACTACGATCTCAGGAAAAATTATGATTTCGGCCGTATCAGCGTGGAAATCGAGGTCGAGGATGGCCTGCCGCCCGTCGCCTGCACCGAGACCGAGATCGAGCAGGTCCTGCTGAACCTTCTGCGCAACGCTTCCCAGGCAATGGCCACGGCCGCTCCCCCGACCGCGCAGCCGAGAATCCGCATCCATGCATCCGCCCTGCCCGAAGGCGTGCGCATCTCGGTCGAGGACAACGGCCCCGGCATGGACGCCGACGTCAGCCGCCGGGTCTTCGACCCGTTCTTCACGACCAAGGCACCGGGGCTGGGCACGGGGCTCGGCCTGTCGGTATCCTATTTCATCGTCACCAAGAGCCACGGCGGGGATATGCGCGTCGAGTCCGAGCCTGGGAAGGGGGCGCGGTTCATCATCGACCTGCCTTCCGCCAAGGAGGAGACATGACCCTTTACGACAAGGTTCGTCTGGCCAGGGAGCGCTTGTCCGACGCCCTGGCGCGTTTCGGGGTCCGTGCCGCCGTGGGCTGGACGGGCGGCAAGGACTCCACCGTGGTCCTGGCCCTGTGGCGGGACGTGCTGCGCGAGGCGGGCGTCGGGGAGGCGCCTTTCGCCATCAACCTCGACACCGGCTGCAAGTTCCCGGAGGTGCTGGCCTTCCGCGACAGGCTGGCGCGGGATTGGGGCGTGGACGTGACGGTGGTCCGCCCTGAGGTCGACCTGGCGCGCTACCCGCTGGCCGCGGACCCGGTGCGGTGCTGCGGGGACCTCAAGATCAGGCCCCTGAACGAGGCCGTTTCCCGCCTGAAGATTCCCGCCCTGCTGACGGGCGTGCGCGCCGACGAGAACCCGGATCGCGCCCACCGGCCGTGGTTCGAGGACCACGGCGACCATGTCCGCATCCTGCCTATCCTGGAATGGACGGAGCTCGACGTCTGGACCTTCCTGGTGCGCGAGGGCATCCCGTGGTGCCCGCTCTACGACCACGGCTACCGGTCCCTGGGCTGCGTGCCCTGCACCTCCCGTTCGGGCCGCGGCGAGCGTTCTGGCCGCGACGCGGCCAAGGAGGAGCGCATGGCGCAGCTCAGAAGCCTGGGGTATTTTTAGGCTTTTCACTTCTTCCTGAACCAATTCATACGTCGTGCCCACAGAGGCGGGTTCCCATCCCTGCAGGGAGGGGCCGTCTCAGGGCGGTCGCGCTCCAGCCCGTCCCGGGCGGGGGCGTCGAAACTCCTTCGCGGGCCTCGTAAGGCGGAAACGTCGAGTGTCGGTGCGGAAAGGGTGGGGCAACGCGCCTGGCGACGTTTTCGCCAACGATGCCGGGCTCAGTCGGACAGTCGACGCTCCCCGCCCGGGACGGGCAGGAACGCTCGGGGCTGTGCGGTGGACGGGGGATCAAGAAAATTTCAAGGAAATTTCACGGCAGGAGCACGCTGACTCTCCCCCTGCCAAGGGGGAGTACCCGAAGGGGGAGGGGGTATTCTTCCCGGAACCGGACTGGGCTGCGTCGGATGAGCACGAGTCAACCACCCCGCCCTCCGGGCACCCCTCCTTGGCAGGAGGGGAGTTGAAGTCCGATTCAGATCGCGACCCGGTTCAGTTTTCCTGCGCCGCGCACGCCTCCAGGGCGGCGATGTCGGGGATGCAGATCACGCCGCGTCCTTTCAGTTCGATGACGCCGTCCTTGGCCAGGGCGTTGAGCAGGGAGGACACGGTCTGGCGCGAGGAGCCGATGATGCTGGCCATCTGTTCGGTGTTGAGGCCCAGGGAGACCATGCCGCCGTCCTCGCACTTGCCGCAGTGCCGGCACTCCCGGCAGCGGGGCAGGCGCCTGGCCTCGTAGGCCAGGAACTCCACGAGGCGGTTGCGCACATCCTTGAAGGCCAGGGTGTCGATGACGGAGATGGCGTGGGAGAGAAGGTCGCCCAGGACGTGAATCATGGCCGAGTTGAAGCTCGGCATGGAGCCGAGGTGGCGCCGGACCTCGGCCACGTCGGCCACGAGGATTTCGAGGTCGTCCAGGGCCTGCACCCAGGCCCTGGTGTGCGTCGCGTAGACGTCCCCCGCGTCCAGCACGGCCATGGTGAATTCCTTGTCACGGTAGGCCAGCAAGACGCGGGCCCTGCCCCGGGTGACGATGAAGATCCGGTTGTCCTGCCTGGGGTGGAAGACCATTGCGCCGCGGACGAAGGCGCGGGCGTGGAACGCTTGGCGGACGGGCGCCATCTCGGGGCGTTCGAGATCCTGCAGCAGGGTGGTGTCGGTCAGGCGCATGAGCGGCTCCGGGTTCGCATCCGAAGGGAGGCGGCTGCCCGGGCCGGACAGCCGTTGCGGTCTTCATGCGTCCTTCGCGGCGTCATGTCCAGGCCGGGACCGCTCTTGCCCGGTCAGGACAATGCAAGCATGAGCCTGGCGCAGACTGCGTCGATGCCCGGTCCGTCCTCCAGGCCGAGAACGCTCGCCTGATCCAACTGGCGGGCGGTCAGGCTGGCCAGGGCCGGGACGTGGACCACTGCGCTGGGGAGGCCCTGCAGGTCAGGAAGCCGCGGCTCCCCGATACCGCGGTTCACGGCCAGCACCTGGCGCGAAAGACCCAGTTCGGCGGCCAGGGCGCCCACGCGCGCCGCCGTCTCCAGGGACCTCCTGCTGGGCTCGCTGACCACCACCAGCCCGTCAACGCCCTCCACGGTTCCCCGTCCCAGATGCTCCACCCCGGCCTCCAGGTCCACGAGCACGACGCTTCGCTCCCGCAGCATCAGGTGCGCCAGCACGGACTTGAGCAGGGCGTTGGCCGCGCAGGCGCAGCCGTCGCCGGCCCCGGTGATGGAGCCCATGGTCAGCAGGCGCTTGGTCCCCGTACGGCCGTTTCCGGCCTTCGCCACAGGCAGGTTGACGCTCAGTTCATCGGGCAGATCGGAGACGTCGGGGTTGAGGCTCAGGAAGCCCGAGCCGATGCGCTCCCGGATCAGATCCTCGCGGGCGCTCAACGGATCGGGCAGGTCGCCCGCGTCCAGCCCGCTGGCCTGGCCCAGGCTCAGGGCCGTGTCCGCGTCCACCAGGATGACGTCATGCCCGTTCCGGGCGAGATAGTCGCCCAGCCAGGCGCACAGCGTCGTCTTGCCCACGCCGCCCTTGCCGGCGAATGCGATCTTCATGCGTGCCTCCTTGTCGGCGGGGGAGCCTGCGCTCCCCCTTTTTGCATCCCGACGGTTCGGTCCGGCTAGGCGGACCAGCCCAGGGCCAGCCGCTTGGCCTTGATGCGTTCGTTGATCATCTCCGCCGCCTTCAGAGGGCCGGACTCCACGGCGAAACAGGCACCGAACACGTCGTCCAGGCCCTTGAGGGCCAGGGTCGTGATCATGTCGCTGCCCAGGATGTGCGGCGGCAGGCCGAGGTGGGTGTAGATGCCGCTGGCCACGGCGTAGAGGCCGATGGCCGCCGCCTTCTCGGAGTACCACTCGGGGGCGCTGGCCGCCACGGGCAGGTCGCTGATGTCCAGTCCCGCGTGATTGGCCAGGACCGCGCAGAGGTGCAGGATGCGCGAATTGTCCACGCAACTGCCCACGTGCAGCACCGGCGGGATGCCCAGAGCCCGGCAGATCCCGGCCAGCCCTTCGCCGGCCTGGTCGGCCGCTTCGGGTTCCAGCAGTCCGGCCTTGCCCATGGCCACGGTGGCGCAGCCCGTGACGACCACGAGGATGTCGCGCCGGATCAGTTCCCGGGCCAGGTTCACGTGCACATGGTCGTGCTTGAGCTTGGGGTTGTTGCAGCCCACGATGCCGACCACGCCGCGCACCTTGCCGGCCTGCAGGGCCTGGATCAGGGGTTCGGGAGTGCCGCCCAGGGCCTCCAGGATGGCCTCGTTGGAGAAGCCCGAGGTGATGGAAACCGGTTTGGACGGGATCTCGACCTTGGCCGGGTCGCGCAGGGCGAAGGCTTCCACGGCCATGAGCACTGCCTCGCGGGCCTTTTCGCGGGCGTTTTTGTAGCTGAACTCCATGTGGACGCCGCCGGGGAATTTGGCCTTGTCCGACGTGGACACGAACTTCGTGTGATAGCAGCCCGCCACGTTCACCAGGCTCGGCATGATGCACTGGTAGTCGACGATGACCATCTCCACCGCGCCGGTGACGATGGCGAGTTCCGTCATGAGGTGGTTGCCGGCCATGGGCACGCCCTGGCGCATGAGCACCTCGTTGCCCGTGCAGCACAGGCCCGCGATGTTGATGCCCGTGGCGCCGGCCTCTTTGGCCCTGGCCAGGATTTCGGGTTCCCGCGCCGCGGCCAGGATCATCTCCGAGACGATGGGGCTGTGCCCGTGGACCAGGATGTTGACCTGGTCCTCCTTCAGCACGCCCAGGTTGACCTCGGCTTTGACGGGCTTGGGGGTGCCGAAGATGATGTCCGAGACCTCCGTGGCGATCATGGACCCGCCCCAGCCGTCGGCCAGGGCCGCGCGACCCGCGTGCAGGCAGATGGACACGGGGTCGCAGTCGACGCCCATGTGCGTGCGGTGGAGCATCTCCACACATTCGCGGTCGATGCCGCGCGGCGAGCAGCCGAAGCGCTCCCAGACCACCCTGCGCTTCTGCGGGGCGCGGCCGCTGAAGGCCACGCCGTGGGACCGGCAGCCGTAGTCCTCGAAGAACAGGTCGGCCAGTGCCTTGGCCCGCTCGCGGACGGAGAGGCCTTCGACCGCGATGCCCAATTCCGTGCAGATGCGTTCGAGCTTGGCCTCGTCACGGATGCCGTAGTCCGTGGTCTTGCCTTCACCGATGGCGGCCAAGGTCTCCAGCAGGTCCCTGCCGTGGTCCGAGTGTGCGGCCGCGCCGGCGGCCACGAAGCGTCCGAAGTTGCGCGCGACGGTCAGGTCGCCGTCGGCGCCGCACACTCCGTGCGTCTTTTTCGGCCCCCTTGGGGTTGATGCGGCAGGGGCCCATGACGCATTTGCTGCAGGTCAGACCCTGGTCGCAGAAGGTGCAGTGGGGCGTCTGTTCTTTGAGCCGATCCCAGATGAGATTCACTCCCTCGCGCCGCGCCTTGGCGATCATCTTCTGCGCGTCTTCCCACGGGCTCAGATCGAAGATTTCCCTTTCCTTGGCCATGCGAACCCTCCTTCAGTTTAACGGCCTGCGCCGGGTCCTCGGATGAATGGATGCAGCCTTGCCGCCCTGTTGCGGCTCATGGGACTGCCGTAGGCCATAGAACGCCTTTTTGTCTGTCGCCTAGCTGACAGGAGGGGCGAATTTTCGGATTTCCCCCACCTTGGCTTTGACCGCCAAATTCATTACGCTCCCCCGCCATGACACAGACAGACGCATCCATCCTCGCCCCCCGGCGCGCGACCCGCACCATCTCCGTCGGGGGGGTGGGCATCGGCGGGGGCAACCCCGTGCGCGTGCAGTCCATGACCAACACGGACACCCGCGACGTCGAAGCCACCCTGGCCCAGATCGACGCCCTGGCTCGGGCGGGCTGCGAGATCGTGCGCCTGGCCGTGCTCGATCTCGAAGCGGCCGTGGCCTTGAAGAAAATTTGCGCGGCTACGGGCGTGCCCCTCATCGCCGACATCCATTTCGACTCCCGCCTGGCCGTACAGGCCGTGGAGGCGGGCGTGAAGGGCCTGCGCATCAACCCCGGCAACATCGGCGGCCCCGACAAGGTCGACCGCGTGGTGCACGCCGCCCGCGCGGCCGGCGTGCCCATCCGCATCGGCGTGAACAGCGGTTCCGTGGACAAGGATCTGCTGAAGAAGCACGGCGGCCCGACCCCGGCGGCCATGGTCGAGAGCGCCATGGAGCATGTGCGCCTGCTGGAGGAACGCGGCTTCCACGACATCAAGATTTCGCTCAAGTCGTCGAGCGTGCTGGGCACAGTGGCCGCCTACCGGCTCATGTCGAAGACCGTCGACTATCCCCTGCACATCGGCGTGACCGAGGCCGGCACGGCCATGCGCGGGGCCGTCAAGTCGTCGGTGGGCCTGGGCATCCTGCTGGCCGAGGGTATCGGCGACACGCTCCGGGTTTCGCTGACTGCCGATCCCGTCGAGGAGATGCTCGTGGCCTGGGAGATCCTGCGCGCTCTGGGCCTGCGGGCCAGGGGGCCGGAGATCGTGTCCTGCCCGACCTGCGGGCGGACCGAGATCGGGCTCATGGAATTGGCTGCGGCCGTGGAGGACAGGCTGCGTGGGGTGGAGGAGGTCTTCACCGTCGCGGTCATGGGCTGCGTGGTCAACGGCCCCGGCGAGGCCCGCGAGGCCGACATCGGCGTGGCCGGGGGGCGCGAGTCCGGCCTCATCTTCCGCAAGGGCGAGGTGGTGCGCAAAGTGAAGGGCCGGGCCGAACTGCTGCCGGCCTTCATGGAAGAGCTGGAGAAATTTCTGGACGAGCGGCGGGGCGGGGCGTGAGGCGGCCTCTTCCGGCGTCCGTGGCCGAGTGAGCAGAAAGGGGGGAACATGCCGGGAAAGGATATCAGGGACCGCGCCGCAGGCGCCGTCATGGGAGCCTTCATCGGGGACGGTCTGGGGCTCGGACC includes the following:
- a CDS encoding phosphoadenosine phosphosulfate reductase family protein, whose amino-acid sequence is MTLYDKVRLARERLSDALARFGVRAAVGWTGGKDSTVVLALWRDVLREAGVGEAPFAINLDTGCKFPEVLAFRDRLARDWGVDVTVVRPEVDLARYPLAADPVRCCGDLKIRPLNEAVSRLKIPALLTGVRADENPDRAHRPWFEDHGDHVRILPILEWTELDVWTFLVREGIPWCPLYDHGYRSLGCVPCTSRSGRGERSGRDAAKEERMAQLRSLGYF
- a CDS encoding Crp/Fnr family transcriptional regulator, with the protein product MRLTDTTLLQDLERPEMAPVRQAFHARAFVRGAMVFHPRQDNRIFIVTRGRARVLLAYRDKEFTMAVLDAGDVYATHTRAWVQALDDLEILVADVAEVRRHLGSMPSFNSAMIHVLGDLLSHAISVIDTLAFKDVRNRLVEFLAYEARRLPRCRECRHCGKCEDGGMVSLGLNTEQMASIIGSSRQTVSSLLNALAKDGVIELKGRGVICIPDIAALEACAAQEN
- a CDS encoding ArsA-related P-loop ATPase encodes the protein MKIAFAGKGGVGKTTLCAWLGDYLARNGHDVILVDADTALSLGQASGLDAGDLPDPLSAREDLIRERIGSGFLSLNPDVSDLPDELSVNLPVAKAGNGRTGTKRLLTMGSITGAGDGCACAANALLKSVLAHLMLRERSVVLVDLEAGVEHLGRGTVEGVDGLVVVSEPSRRSLETAARVGALAAELGLSRQVLAVNRGIGEPRLPDLQGLPSAVVHVPALASLTARQLDQASVLGLEDGPGIDAVCARLMLALS
- the ispG gene encoding flavodoxin-dependent (E)-4-hydroxy-3-methylbut-2-enyl-diphosphate synthase encodes the protein MTQTDASILAPRRATRTISVGGVGIGGGNPVRVQSMTNTDTRDVEATLAQIDALARAGCEIVRLAVLDLEAAVALKKICAATGVPLIADIHFDSRLAVQAVEAGVKGLRINPGNIGGPDKVDRVVHAARAAGVPIRIGVNSGSVDKDLLKKHGGPTPAAMVESAMEHVRLLEERGFHDIKISLKSSSVLGTVAAYRLMSKTVDYPLHIGVTEAGTAMRGAVKSSVGLGILLAEGIGDTLRVSLTADPVEEMLVAWEILRALGLRARGPEIVSCPTCGRTEIGLMELAAAVEDRLRGVEEVFTVAVMGCVVNGPGEAREADIGVAGGRESGLIFRKGEVVRKVKGRAELLPAFMEELEKFLDERRGGA